One Leptospiraceae bacterium genomic window, TTTATGCTCGAATGATTCTGAAACTTTTTATCATAAAGCTTTGCAAGCTCCTGCCTCTTCTTAGCCATCTCAGGAAAACGCTTGAGTTGTTCAATACCTATTGCCGCCATAATATTACTCATGTGGTATCGCCAACCTTGCTCAACAACATCAAATTCCCAACTCCTTTGACCACTATACCTTTTCTCAGTATCCTTTTCTACTGCTAATAACCGTAAATCTTTAATTTTATTTAAAACACCTTCATCTGAAGAAACAATACATCCACCTTCTCCGGAAGTAATATTTTTAATCCCATCAAAACTAAAACAGACAACATCTCCAAATGCTCCAATTTTCTGTCCCTTGTATACGGTTCCAAAAGCATGAGCAGCATCTTCTATCACTCTAAGTTTATTTTTTTCGGCAAATTGATAAATGGCTTCCAAATTCCCCGGTTGACCCGCGTAATGAACGGGCATAATAGCTTTAGTATTTGGAGTCAGACGTTTTATAGCATCGTCCAGATCGATGGAACAATACTTTGGTTCTATATCACAGGCAACCGGTTTTGCACCTGTAGCAGAAATTGC contains:
- a CDS encoding DegT/DnrJ/EryC1/StrS family aminotransferase, with amino-acid sequence MNKLIRLSKSCLSDSEKQAVLRTLDKELLGMGEETKLFETMLADFFGRETVCVNTGTAALQLAIQACGIGKGDEVLVQSLTYVASFQAISATGAKPVACDIEPKYCSIDLDDAIKRLTPNTKAIMPVHYAGQPGNLEAIYQFAEKNKLRVIEDAAHAFGTVYKGQKIGAFGDVVCFSFDGIKNITSGEGGCIVSSDEGVLNKIKDLRLLAVEKDTEKRYSGQRSWEFDVVEQGWRYHMSNIMAAIGIEQLKRFPEMAKKRQELAKLYDKKFQNHSSIKTFQKNYDEVVPHIYPVLISGMKDRESLRKQLLEKGIQTGLHYQPNHWLTYYKDLKPSAFPNTEKIYSGLLTLPLHYDLTVEDVEYVADELERAVNLR